The Candidatus Eisenbacteria bacterium genome includes the window CGCGCTGGGCGTGGAGTTCGTGCAGGAGGGTCTCGTCTCCCGGGCGCTCTCGCCCGCCGCGGCCCGCGCCCGCCGCGAGGCGATCGCGGCGGATTCGACCCGCGCGGCGGTCGCGTGGCTCCCGCCCGAGGGCTGGCCCACGAGCAGCGAGCTCCTCCCCGGACGGCCCTCCCGGTACGACTACGTCACCCGGAAGATGGCGGTCTCGTACTCGGACGCCGCGGCGCGCGCGCTCTGGAGCGCCGGTCGGCCGGCGGAGGCGCTCCCCTGGTTCCAGGACGCGGCGCGGATCGGGTACGACTTCGTCGAGGCGCGCCTCAACCTGGCCACGGCAGCCGCCGCCGTGGGACGGGGCGACCTCACCCTTGCCCAGCTCGCCGAGGCACGCTCGCTCGCGCCGCTCGATCCCGAGCCCGCCGCGCGCCTCGCCCTCTTCCTGGGAGCGGCGGGACGCCACCGCGACGCGGCCCTCTGGTTCGAGCGCGCCTACCGCATCGCTCCGGACGCGCGCGTGGCGTCCGACGCGGCCCGCGCGTGGTGGCAGGCGGGGGACGACGAGCGGGCGCGGTACTGGCGAAGGCTCACGGGATGACGGCCGGGGTCGCGACACCGACCGCGTTCGCCGCGGAGGGCGCGCGCCGGGCGCCAGGATTCACGCTGGTCGAGCTCGTGCTCCTGATCTCGATCCTCGGGATCCTCGCCGTGCTCGCGGTCCCGGAGCAGAGCGTCTTCCACGAGGCGAAGGTTCGCGCGGCCGCGCGAAGGCTGGTTTCGGATCTCCGGTACGCCCAGAGCCGCACCATGGCGAGCCGGACCGTCCATCACGTGGTGTTCGATCCCGAGCGGGAGCGCTACGCCGTCACGGCGCCCGGCCTGGCGACTCCGGTGGCGGATCCGGCGGATCGCGGACGCGCGCTCGCGAGGGACTACGCCGCGTCCGGCGAGTTCCGGGGCGTCTCGATCGCGTCCGCGTCCTTCGGCGGCGGGGAGGAGGTGGCCTTCGACTACCTCGGGACGCCGCGGACCGCTTCCGGAGCCGCGCTCCGCGAGCCGGGACGCGTCGTGCTCGGGTACGAGGGGGTCACGGCCGAGGTCGAGGTCGCGCCCGGCACCGGAGCGGTGAGGATCCGATGAGCTCCCGCGGGTTCACGCTCGTCGAGGTGGTGCTCGTCCTCGTGATCGCGGGAATCGCGCTCCTTCCGCTGAGCATGCTCTTCGCGAACACGTCCATTCGCTCGGGGGACGCGCGCGCGGCCACCGTGGCGGCCCAGCTCGCGCAGTCGAAGCTGGAGGAGATCGCCGCCGACAAGAGCTCGCCCGCGCGCGGCTTCGACTACCTCGTCGGAAGGAATTACCTCCCCGAGGATCCCGTTCCGGCCTTCCCCGGATACCGGCGCACCGTGACGATCGCGCCCGATTCGACCTATGACGGCGTGCGCTTCCGCGCCGTGAGCGTGAGCGTCGTGGCCGGCAAGCTCCCGCCGGTCACGCTCACCACCTGGTTCACGAGCTACTGATGAGGACCGAGCTCGCGCCCGGGTTCACGCTCATGGAGCTCACGATCGTCATCGTGATCGTGGGGATCTCGGCCGTCGTATTCGCGTTCGCGTTCCGCGAATCGATGCGAGCGTACGAGCTCATCGACACCGAGACCGATCTCGCGCAGCAGGCCCGCTACGCGGAGGAGCGGGTCACACGGCACGTCCTGCGCACCCCCACGGCCGGAATTCGCGCCGCGTCCAGCACCTCGATCACGCTCCTCGATCCCGACTCGTCGGTCATCCGGATCGCGTGGGACGGCGTGAAGGGATCGGACCTCGTGCTGACCCGGGGCGGCATCGCCGCGCCGCTCGCCTCGCACGTCGACTCACTCGCGTTCACCTATCACGGCACCGACGGCCGGCCGCTCGCGCCCGGCCGCGCCGGCTCCATGGAGCTCCGCAGGCTTCGCCGCGTCTCCATGTTCCTCCGCCTCGAGCAGGGAGGGCACGCGGTCGCCGCGACCGGCGCCGCGGCGCTGCGGGTGCCATGAACGCGCGCGCGGACCAGGGCTTCTCGATCGTGATCGTGGTCACGATGATCCTCCTCCTCCTCGTGGCCGGGGTCGCGACCGTCTCGCTCGTGACGCAGGATTCCGAGATGGCGGTGGATCGGGTCCAGTCGGGGCAGGCGTTCTACGTGGCGCACGCCGGGCTCGAGTACGCGGTGGCGAAGCTCGCGTCGAATCCCGCGTGGGACGGTCTCCCGGAGCCGGGGAAGAGCGCCGGCGCCGGGTCCTTCTGGGTGCTGCCGCCGGACACGGTGGACGAGCGGGGACGTCCGCTCCCGTACGGGCGCCGCCGCGTGGTCGCGATCGGCGCCGTCGGACGCGCCGTCCGCGAGATCTCGGTGCACGTCGCCCCGGGCTCGATCGGCACGTTCGCCGGCGGGGCCGCGGATCAGGTGGGGTGGGTGCCGGAAGGACTCGCGCTGGCGCCCACGGGGGATCTCTACGTGACCGACTCGCGCGCGCACCTCGTGCGCCGGGTCGAGCCGGTGACGGGAATCGTCACCGTGGTGGCGGGCAAGGACGAGTACCGGTTCTCGGGAGACGGCGGCCGCGCGGCCACGGCGAGGCTCCACGCTCCGCGCGCCCTCTGCGTCTCGCCGGACGGCGATCTCCTCATCGCGGACGCCGAGGAGCACGTGGTTCGCAGGATCTCGGCGCTCACGGGAACCATCGCCACGGTCGCCGGCTCGGGACGCGCGGGCTCGTCGGGGGACGGCGGTCCCGCGACGGGCGCGGCGCTCCACACGCCGGCGGGCCTCGCGGCGTCCGCCGAAGGGGATCTCTTCATCGCCGAGCGCGGGTCCCATCGCGTGCGGCGCGTGGACGCCGCGTCGGGCCTCATCGTGACCGCCGCCGGCCTCGGAGCGCCCGGGTACGCGGGAGACAACGGGCCCGCCCTCTCCGCGCGGTTTCACTCCCCGGAGGGTGTGGCGCTCGCGCCGAACGGCGACCTCTACGTCGCCGACACGGGGAACCACGTCGTCCGCCGCGTCGCGCGCGCCACCGGGATCGTCACCACCGTGGTGGGCACG containing:
- a CDS encoding prepilin-type N-terminal cleavage/methylation domain-containing protein; translation: MSSRGFTLVEVVLVLVIAGIALLPLSMLFANTSIRSGDARAATVAAQLAQSKLEEIAADKSSPARGFDYLVGRNYLPEDPVPAFPGYRRTVTIAPDSTYDGVRFRAVSVSVVAGKLPPVTLTTWFTSY
- a CDS encoding prepilin-type N-terminal cleavage/methylation domain-containing protein; this encodes MRTELAPGFTLMELTIVIVIVGISAVVFAFAFRESMRAYELIDTETDLAQQARYAEERVTRHVLRTPTAGIRAASSTSITLLDPDSSVIRIAWDGVKGSDLVLTRGGIAAPLASHVDSLAFTYHGTDGRPLAPGRAGSMELRRLRRVSMFLRLEQGGHAVAATGAAALRVP